The Dysgonomonas mossii nucleotide sequence AAACCAGGGCCTACCATGAAAGCTGTTTTCAACTTATCCTTGCCATCCACATATTGTTCTGTGAAACTAAGATTTCCTTGTACATCCAGATAGAAATGTGTATTCAGTTCACGAGCTATGTATAGATAAGGCAACATCTGAACGATTGTATTTTTCTTTGATGAAAGAAGTCAGATGCTTTCTGGTTACTTCGTACTTTTGGTAAGTAGCCTTACTTTTATTTATGCCGATCAGTTTCTCAACATCTTCATTATGCTTTCTGAAAAGATCAAGCAGCATCTGCTGTTGGATCTCAACACCAAAGAAGATATTCTTAATACGTTCAGGGGTAACAGAAACTTCTCTTTCCAGTAGTTCTCTGTAAATCTTAGTCATCGTTGCTTTGATACTATCAAGCAATGAGTTTGTGTTAATGACTTCCTGTGTTTTTCCAACAAGCTTATCTGCCGTTACATTCCATAATTTAGGATCAACATCAACCTTTGTTCCAAACTGGATCGATTTTCCATTAATGGTAAATCGTCCCATAACCGGCATCTTGCCGTTTGCTTTTAATCCATTCTTTTTTCCATAAAAAAGGATACTGAATGTCGTCTTTTTCATAACTCAAAATTTAATTTTAAGAATACATTCAACAATCAAATAATGAGATAAATACAGACTTCCAAAAATGGACTTCAAACTGCCTAAATCAGACAAATCGTAACCTATTTTGATTTTCTGACAATAGGTTACGAATAGGTTATGCAGCTATGTCAAAAATGTCTTTTTTATGGCTTCTATATGAAATGGGGATAAACGAAAAAGTCCCACAAATCACTGATCTGTAGGATTTTTCTTGTTTTTGGCTTATTTTGTCTTAGCCTTTTGGCGGAGAGAGAGGAAACTTTGCCCTCTAATTTTTATATTGTATATCAATTGGTTAGATCATTGATATTTTTTGAGCCACCAAATAACCCACGCTTATTACTCACTGTTTTGCAATGAGTTACACTAAAAGCAAAGATACAATTTATTTATATATTAGTCCGAAAAATGGATAAATATTTTATTCGGAGTATATCAAAATTCAATTCTCAAATATCCCTCCATTTTACTCAAACTACATATCTTCCAGAGAAAGACTTTTCAACTGAACTTTATATTTTAACAACTCTTTCTTTATAGAGTCAACCTTTGTCTGAAGAAGGTTTAAATCGATTTTCTTCGGATTACGTTTTACCTCTGCAATAATAGCAGTCTTATCCAAATCATTCAATGCTATCAAGTCAATTTCGTTTAACCCTTTACTGTCCCAATAGCTGCCAATCATAGTAACCCTCTCCTCCTCTACCGTTTTTGCTTGGAAATATTTCTCTAAGATCAATCCACTGTATTGCTCGTAATTCTTATCAATATATTCTCGAAGTAACTCGTTCTTTCCCATTTCAATTAACGATTGGTTCGGGAAAATAAATCTGAACCAAAAACGAAGATAATTATCATTCAGGCTCCAACGGTTTTTACGGCTCTCTGGTTTCGAAAACATCGGTTTGTTTCTAATGATAAGTGAATACTCCTTCTCAAGATTTACCAGATAGGCTCCTGTGTTTTTTTCGATAATGGAATCAATTTCACTTTGGGTAGTCTTTCCTGAGGCTATTAACTGCATAATGGAAAAGTATGTACCATATTCCTTTCCAAACTCAGAGACCAGTAAATCTTTGCCTTCACCAAGAAAGGGAGAGTCCGGACTTGTGACCATATCCAGCATCTTATCCTTCGTAACCGCTCCCGCTTCCATTAGTAAATCAAGATATTTAGGGACTCCTCCGGTAAGCATATACAGACACAGAAGATCCTCTGCCGTGTATTTAGGATTATAATCATTTAATATCTCCTTTATGACACTTACGGCAAAAGGTTTCAATATCATTTTTGATGTAAGACGGCCAAATAAAGGTTCTTTTCTATTCTCAAAAATCTTCATCATCATTGAATAGATAGAGCCGGAAGCTATAAAATTGATTTTAGCCTTGTCTTTATACTGATCCCAGAGATTCTGGATATCACTGAATATAGATGAATTTATATTATCAAATTCCTGAAACTCATCAATTATCAGCGTATAATGTTCTTTTGTGGCAAAAATGAGCAATTGCTCAAAAAGGTCTTTAAATTGGGTGATATTTCCGAATATCTGTATACCTAAAGCTCTTGTTGCATCTTTTTGAAATTGTTCACAAAGAAGTGGTTCACTTTTTCGGGAAACAAATAGGTAGAGATATTTTTGACCTTTTACAGATTCGAGCAGAAGAGATGTTTTACCGATACGGCGACGTCCCACCATAACCGTAAAGCACGAACTTTTTTGAGAATGCTCCAGTGTACGGGCTAAAACCTCTAACTCCTGTGTTCTATTATAAAATTTCATTTTAAGCAATAATTTAATGACTATTATCTTAACAGACATTACAAAAATAGAGTATTTTATTTAATTACCCCCTTATTAACAGAACTATTTTAATAGAAGTAAAAAAATGATCTTCTAGTCCTTACAAAAGCCTTTTCCAATTAGAACTATTACCTAAAAAATGATCGAATCCTTGTTTATATATATGTTTCCTATTATTGATATCATGAAGCCATATATTGTCTTCTTCTTTCGTGTATATTTTTGTCACTGAGTCTAGTAAAAGAAAACAAGATCGCATAGATAAATATTATAAGGACTTTATCGGAGAATATAATACTCCGGCAGTATCAGTATTATGTGAAGTTACTTTTACGGATGATTCATCTGTGCAGATTGTAAGGGTTAAGCTCTCATTGGATATTGAAGAAAATGATGATGAGTTCTTCTTTTATTGCAATGGCATTGAAGAATTGAAAAAGTTATGTGATAAAACTGCTGAGAATTTTATAATAACAGAAATAGATTCTTTCTATGCCGATTAATATATAAATAAGCGACGAAAGGGGGTAATAAGCTGTCCGGCAACGTTACTCCTATCTTTCCGGCAAATTTAAAAACCGCATTTTTTAGGCTTGTCAAATTCGAGCCTTACGGTTTAGTTAGGAAATCTCCACACCTTCATTTCATTCCGGGTAGTATTTCCTACTAAAAATTTGCCTATCCCCGATACGGTTTTCTGATCGCCTTAAGATAGAAGCAACACTGCCTGAGGGCAGTAATTATTCATTAAAAAACAATTGTGTTATGAATGTAACGATCAGAGAAATTGAAGCGCCTATGTTTACAAGTTTCGTATTAATGCAGAAAATAGATACCGAAGCATTGAAACAGAAAAAAAGGTTGTTGCAACAACCAGTATACATACCAAGACCAGAGTTAGCACTGATATTCAATTCAAGGATGCTTGTAGGAAAATCAATATTGAGCTGCCGGGTTATAAATTCGATGTGGAAGATAATATGAATTATTTTACGGGCAGTTATAATCAGAGTTATTACTCCAAAAAATCGAAAAAACAGGAGAAAGCTGCATACTTATCCTACTTGAAAGAATTGATACCCCATGTAATGAAAAATTACCTACATATCGATCTGGATGAAATAACTGTTGAGTTCGTTGACAGTGCGTTCAGAAATTGACTACACTAAATAAGTAACCCGTATGAAAACATCAGAGTTATTAAAGGAAATAGAACAGGCTTTCAACGAGAAACTGGAAGAAAAAACTAGCTGGGGCCGAAATGAGATTAAAGCAGGCTATCAGTCTGTAGTAAACTGTGTCCTGGCACAGATAGCCGATACAGTAATTAAAGACCAGTAGTATAAAATCTCACCTTTTATAAAGATAGTCCGGGGCGCAAATCCCGGACTATTTTATTTAGTGAAGTATGGAAAAACTAAGAGTAAAAAATATATCCATTGAGATTACACGAAAATGTAATATGTCATGCCTCCATTGTATGCGAGGCGATGCACAGAACCTGGATATCTACCACAGCGATATCCGTAATGTTTTGAAACATATAAAATACATAGATCATTTTAATATCACTGGAGGAGAACCTTCCCTAAATATAAAGGCAATCCGGTATATATTAAAGCAACTTAAAAGCTTTGAAATAGAAGTATATGAATTCTATATTGTAACAAACGGTACTAAGAGTTCTATATCTAAAGAATTTATGGATATATGTTCTAAACTTTATGATTATCAGCAAAAAAAGGATATGAAGGGAAGTTTCCGTTTGCTGGAAATGAGTGACGACAGGTTCCATGACAATACATTTCATCACAAGGTAATCGAAGCATTCGGGAAATATCCTTTCGCCGGTCTTAGAGGACAGGCAGATAATATATTTCTTTTCCAGGAAGGCAGGAGCCAGACAGGATCTTTAAACCACATAAGACCTCTATATCTGACCGATAATAATTATTTAAAGGGAGATGTGTACCTGAATGCGGAAGGGATGATTTTAAGCAATGGTGATTTAAGCTACAGGAGGCAGGAGGAAAATATTCTCTGCCATTCAGGTAGCTTTCGGCCTTATGTCAAATACGATATAGAGAAATATTGAAGGATTAGATAATCGAATAAAGAGCCTACGGTTAATTTTCTACAGGCTTTCATTTTTTATGAAAAATTTGAAATTTATTCCTTTGTTTTTATTGTCTTTCTTTTATTTGGTTGTCCAGATAAAGACCCTAAACCTGATTCTACATTTTTATAGTAAATAATTCCGATGAAACATTATTGCTTTATTTTGATACAACGATACAAGTAGGAAATAATCCATTTAATGAAGAAACTAAGCAATTTGCAATCAAACCACATTCTATTTATCCTAAAGAGAATCTTTGGAAGAGTTATTTATCAGGTCTTCCGTCTGGCGTATTAACCGTTTTTTTGATTTGGCTATTGTTGATACTGTATCATGGGACAAAATAAGTTATTAATCATTCCATAGCAAAGCTAGCTTTGCTATGGAATGATTTTTATAAACTATATAAGATATATTGCTTTGTTCTACAAATAAACTAGAGCATAATATAAAAAATGCAATTAAGAAAATATAAAACAGGAAGTCTCTATTAGTAAACTTTCTAAATACCATCATTAATAAAAATTTCAGATAAACTAAATAACAAATGAAAGCAAGAAATCATAAACAGATACAAAAGGGTAATTTGAGGTTTTCCCTTTATTTGGCCGCATGCATTGCTGTAGCCGCACTATGCTCGATAATCAAAAGTATCGGGCATATTTATTATTTACATTTACATAAGCGACCTCTGTTTCGGATTAGCTGTAAAAGCCACTCTCTTTCAGTGATGTACAGGTGGAAGATTACTTTTCACCCTCTCCTATTGCCACTAAAATAGCTTCCATACTCTCCTCTCCTTGTTTTCGATATTTCTCAAAAAGCCGTTGCATTTTTTTTTACAACCGGAAGATTAATAAAATTATAGAAGTATTTTTCCTTAAGGCTGATAATGAACTTCTTACTCATAAAATCGATATAGTCACATTCAAAAAAGAAAGGTAGATAACGTTTGCTAATCTTGTTGACATTTGGATCCACTGTATATTTTATGATTATGTTCCCGTTGTCTGTCCTTATGCTGAACATTATATTCGTATATAGAAATAAAGGCAATCTCAAAATTAAAAACGGGATAGATTTTTAACATTAATTAATTATTGTGCCGTTAGTAAATAATGATTGTTTCATTAAATGAAAAATGACACTGAATATCAATGTATTAAATATTAGCAAATAAAAAACATATTGTAAGCAAATAAGTGTAATTGTTTATTTTACAGATTGTTGTGTTTTTTTTATTGCTGATAAATATTTAGATTTGAATTTGTAAAAGTCAATGATGGAATTGTGATTACTTCTGTAATACAGACGAAGTGTACACTTGAGAAATAATATTATTATTAACTTAATCTAACTTAATTTATGAGCAAAATCGTTGGTCTTAAATTGTTATGCTGTTTAGCAGTCATTGCTTTATTCTGTGGATGTAATGATTCTCTTTTAATAGAGAATGATCCTACCGTAGAAACAAAAAATCAAGCAGAAGACGGTGTTCAAACTATGGAGAATGCAAAATACTATTGGTATGAAGGAGAAAAAATCTACTTAGAAGAGATTCCGGAAAAGGAATATGTTGTATTTAAAAAGAAAGATTTACAGGAATTATCTTCGCTTAAAAGTCGGAGTTCTTCCCCTCTTTTTAAAGGAGAGTTTCAAGAATTAAAACTTACAGGAATTGTTTTATCGGACAAAGCTACTACTGAGAAAGATAATATCATGTGGGGGATAACAGAGAGTAATTTAAAATCAGCAATTACTGGCGAGACTCCTGCTATTATTTATAAATCTCCTTTTTATAAGTCTTCGTTAGGTGAGGAAATTGGTATTTCGCATCTCTTTTATGTGAAATTAAAATCAGAGAAAGATAAGGATAAACTTATCGAATTAGCCACTAAAAATAATGTAGAGATCATTGGTAATAATGAGTTTATGCCTTTATGGTACACTCTTTCATGCGACAATGAATCAGCCGGAGATGCCTTACAAATGGCTAATGAGTTTTATGAATCAGGTCTTTTTAAATTTGCAGAGCCAGACATAATAGGTAATCTTGCTGTAAATACCAATGATACTTATTTTAGTAAACAATGGAATCTTAGTGGAAGTAACTCAATTAATTGGGTATCTGCTTATGCATTAACACAGGGTGAAAATGTTAAAGTTGCTATTATTGACAAAGGTATCGAACAGTTACACCCGGATTTAGCCAATGTTTTACCAGCATATGATCTTGTTGAAGGTTGGTGGTATGCCAC carries:
- a CDS encoding S8 family peptidase, translating into MSKIVGLKLLCCLAVIALFCGCNDSLLIENDPTVETKNQAEDGVQTMENAKYYWYEGEKIYLEEIPEKEYVVFKKKDLQELSSLKSRSSSPLFKGEFQELKLTGIVLSDKATTEKDNIMWGITESNLKSAITGETPAIIYKSPFYKSSLGEEIGISHLFYVKLKSEKDKDKLIELATKNNVEIIGNNEFMPLWYTLSCDNESAGDALQMANEFYESGLFKFAEPDIIGNLAVNTNDTYFSKQWNLSGSNSINWVSAYALTQGENVKVAIIDKGIEQLHPDLANVLPAYDLVEGWWYATNIYGEHGTACAGIIGATANNNKGIAGIAPKVAIQSYAHNFGTQPNAGQQLASGIALASGSADVISCSWGGPTNSFITDAIRYNAGWGRNGKGTVVVFATGNDGRSSVSFPANCHSSVIAVGAIGQNGRRSSFSNYGTELDIVAPGEYIPTTDLLYGYGYDSSDYTMKFNGTSAACPHVAAVAALILSINKNLTAQEVKDIIEKTAKKVGGYSYTTVSGRPNGTWNGEVGYGLVDAYNAVLEARKRL
- a CDS encoding Arm DNA-binding domain-containing protein; translation: MKKTTFSILFYGKKNGLKANGKMPVMGRFTINGKSIQFGTKVDVDPKLWNVTADKLVGKTQEVINTNSLLDSIKATMTKIYRELLEREVSVTPERIKNIFFGVEIQQQMLLDLFRKHNEDVEKLIGINKSKATYQKYEVTRKHLTSFIKEKYNRSDVALSIHSS
- a CDS encoding radical SAM protein — translated: MEKLRVKNISIEITRKCNMSCLHCMRGDAQNLDIYHSDIRNVLKHIKYIDHFNITGGEPSLNIKAIRYILKQLKSFEIEVYEFYIVTNGTKSSISKEFMDICSKLYDYQQKKDMKGSFRLLEMSDDRFHDNTFHHKVIEAFGKYPFAGLRGQADNIFLFQEGRSQTGSLNHIRPLYLTDNNYLKGDVYLNAEGMILSNGDLSYRRQEENILCHSGSFRPYVKYDIEKY
- a CDS encoding ATP-binding protein, translating into MKFYNRTQELEVLARTLEHSQKSSCFTVMVGRRRIGKTSLLLESVKGQKYLYLFVSRKSEPLLCEQFQKDATRALGIQIFGNITQFKDLFEQLLIFATKEHYTLIIDEFQEFDNINSSIFSDIQNLWDQYKDKAKINFIASGSIYSMMMKIFENRKEPLFGRLTSKMILKPFAVSVIKEILNDYNPKYTAEDLLCLYMLTGGVPKYLDLLMEAGAVTKDKMLDMVTSPDSPFLGEGKDLLVSEFGKEYGTYFSIMQLIASGKTTQSEIDSIIEKNTGAYLVNLEKEYSLIIRNKPMFSKPESRKNRWSLNDNYLRFWFRFIFPNQSLIEMGKNELLREYIDKNYEQYSGLILEKYFQAKTVEEERVTMIGSYWDSKGLNEIDLIALNDLDKTAIIAEVKRNPKKIDLNLLQTKVDSIKKELLKYKVQLKSLSLEDM